Proteins encoded by one window of Chloroflexota bacterium:
- a CDS encoding fumarate reductase/succinate dehydrogenase flavoprotein subunit — protein MVLDAKIPSGPIEQKWEKHKFDLQLVNPANKRRYTIIVVGTGLAGAGAAASLAELGYNVKAFCYQDSPRRAHSIAAQGGINASKNYRNDGDSTYRLFYDTVKGGDFRAREANVHRLAEVSGNIIDQCVAQGVPFAREYSGMLDTRSFGGALVSRTFYARGQTGQQLLLGAYQSLERQIGLGTVEMHNRTEMLDVIVVDDRAVGIVTRDMVTGEIEAYLGDAVVMATGGYGNVFYLSTMAKGCNATAIWRAHRKGAAFANPCYTQIHPTCIPVAGEYQSKLTLMSESLRNDGRVWVPKNPGDARSPESIPEGDRDYYLERKYPSYGNLAPRDISSRAAKEACDAGKGVGPGGLGVYLDFADAIKRLGVNTIRERYGNLFDMYNRITGEDPYTAPMRIYPAVHYTMGGLWVDYNLMSTIPGLFVGGEANFSDHGANRLGASALMQGLADGYFVLPMTVGDYLARNRQSKVTRDHPAVAEALNEVQTRTRRLLTIEGTRTVDSFHRELGKIMWEYCGMARNDAGLRKALELIPALRDEFWQNVRVPGEGGELNQELEKAGRVADFLELGELVCIDALHRTESCGGHFREESQTEDGEALRDDEHFSYVGAWMSTGNPSKPSLVKEPLTFDNIHLAQRSYK, from the coding sequence GTGGTGCTGGACGCCAAAATCCCATCCGGCCCCATCGAGCAGAAGTGGGAGAAACACAAGTTCGACCTGCAGCTGGTGAACCCGGCCAACAAGCGACGGTACACCATCATCGTCGTCGGGACCGGGCTGGCTGGCGCGGGCGCGGCGGCGAGCCTGGCCGAGCTGGGCTACAACGTCAAGGCGTTCTGCTACCAGGACAGCCCCAGGCGCGCCCACAGCATCGCGGCGCAGGGCGGCATCAACGCGTCCAAGAACTACCGCAACGACGGCGACAGCACCTACCGCCTCTTCTATGACACGGTCAAGGGCGGCGACTTCCGCGCCCGCGAGGCCAACGTCCACCGGCTGGCCGAAGTCTCCGGCAACATCATCGACCAGTGCGTAGCGCAGGGCGTCCCGTTCGCCCGCGAGTACAGCGGCATGCTGGACACCCGCTCGTTCGGCGGCGCGCTCGTCTCACGGACGTTCTACGCGCGCGGCCAGACCGGCCAGCAGCTCCTGCTCGGCGCGTACCAGTCGCTCGAGCGGCAGATCGGCCTGGGCACGGTCGAGATGCACAACCGCACCGAGATGCTCGACGTCATCGTGGTCGACGACCGCGCCGTCGGCATCGTCACGCGCGACATGGTCACCGGCGAGATCGAGGCGTACCTGGGCGATGCCGTCGTGATGGCGACGGGCGGCTACGGGAACGTCTTCTACCTCTCGACGATGGCGAAGGGCTGCAACGCGACGGCGATCTGGCGCGCGCACCGCAAGGGCGCGGCGTTCGCCAACCCGTGCTACACCCAGATTCACCCGACCTGCATCCCCGTTGCCGGCGAGTACCAGTCCAAGCTGACGCTGATGAGCGAGTCGCTCCGCAACGACGGACGGGTCTGGGTGCCCAAGAATCCGGGCGACGCCCGCTCGCCGGAATCGATCCCCGAGGGCGACCGCGACTACTACCTGGAGCGCAAGTACCCGTCCTACGGCAACCTCGCCCCGCGCGACATCTCGTCGCGGGCGGCCAAGGAGGCCTGTGACGCCGGGAAGGGCGTCGGGCCGGGCGGCCTGGGCGTCTACCTGGACTTCGCGGACGCCATCAAGCGGCTCGGCGTGAACACGATCCGCGAGCGCTACGGCAACCTGTTCGACATGTACAACCGCATCACCGGCGAAGACCCGTACACGGCGCCGATGCGGATCTACCCGGCCGTCCACTACACGATGGGCGGTCTCTGGGTGGACTACAACCTGATGAGCACCATCCCGGGCCTGTTCGTGGGCGGTGAGGCGAACTTCTCGGACCACGGCGCGAACCGGCTGGGCGCGAGCGCGTTGATGCAGGGTCTCGCCGACGGCTATTTCGTGCTGCCGATGACCGTTGGCGACTACCTGGCGCGAAACCGGCAGTCGAAGGTCACCAGGGACCACCCGGCCGTGGCCGAGGCCCTCAACGAGGTCCAGACGCGCACGAGGCGGCTGCTCACGATCGAGGGCACGCGGACCGTGGACTCGTTCCACCGCGAGCTGGGCAAGATCATGTGGGAGTACTGCGGCATGGCCCGGAACGATGCCGGGCTGCGCAAGGCGCTGGAGCTGATCCCCGCGCTCCGCGACGAGTTCTGGCAGAACGTGCGGGTGCCCGGCGAGGGCGGCGAGCTGAACCAGGAGCTGGAGAAGGCCGGCCGGGTGGCCGACTTCCTGGAGCTTGGCGAGCTGGTCTGCATCGACGCGCTCCACCGGACGGAGTCCTGTGGCGGCCACTTCCGCGAGGAGAGCCAGACCGAGGATGGCGAGGCCCTGCGCGACGACGAGCACTTCTCCTACGTTGGCGCCTGGATGTCGACGGGCAACCCGAGCAAACCGTCGCTCGTGAAGGAGCCGCTGACGTTCGACAACATCCACCTCGCGCAGCGCAGCTACAAGTGA
- a CDS encoding succinate dehydrogenase/fumarate reductase iron-sulfur subunit, with protein sequence MRLTLNVWRQKGPSDAGRFVTYEHPDVSEHMSFLEMLDVLNQRLIEKGEEPIAFDHDCREGICGICSLMISGVAHGPERATTACQLHMRHFKDGDTVTIEPWRAKAFPVIKDLVVDRTAFDRIIQAGGFISVGTGAAAEANALPVPKSNSDRAMDAAACIGCGACVAACPNASAMLFTSAKAGHLNLLPQGQPERYQRVARMVRQMETEGFGACTNMGECEAVCPKEISMDFISLLNKDLLGATIRGIR encoded by the coding sequence ATGCGGCTAACACTCAATGTCTGGCGACAGAAGGGGCCGAGCGACGCCGGCCGCTTCGTCACCTACGAGCATCCCGATGTCAGCGAGCACATGTCGTTTCTGGAGATGCTCGACGTCCTGAACCAGCGGCTGATCGAGAAGGGCGAGGAGCCTATCGCCTTCGATCACGACTGCCGCGAGGGTATCTGCGGCATCTGCAGCCTGATGATCAGCGGTGTGGCGCACGGCCCCGAGCGGGCCACCACGGCCTGCCAGCTGCACATGCGGCACTTCAAGGATGGCGACACCGTCACCATCGAGCCGTGGCGCGCGAAGGCGTTCCCGGTCATCAAGGATCTGGTGGTTGACCGGACGGCGTTCGACCGGATCATCCAGGCCGGCGGCTTCATCTCGGTGGGCACCGGCGCGGCTGCTGAGGCGAACGCCCTGCCCGTCCCGAAGTCCAACTCGGACCGCGCCATGGACGCCGCCGCCTGCATCGGCTGCGGCGCGTGCGTGGCGGCCTGTCCGAACGCCTCGGCCATGCTGTTCACCTCGGCGAAGGCCGGGCACCTGAATCTGCTGCCGCAGGGCCAGCCCGAGCGCTACCAGCGCGTGGCGCGGATGGTCCGTCAGATGGAGACGGAGGGGTTCGGGGCCTGCACGAACATGGGCGAGTGCGAGGCCGTCTGCCCGAAGGAGATCAGCATGGACTTCATCTCCCTGCTGAACAAGGATCTGCTCGGGGCGACGATCCGCGGCATTCGCTGA
- a CDS encoding ScyD/ScyE family protein, which yields MISRRRLYLLRLCWLLLLALLAACTAPAPAAAPTASPAPTSAASAERRVRPTPTPPPPASGFAVIASGLVNPRGLVFGPDGTLYIAEGGQGGPREVDLGRKRSHFVGNSGRISAMAPGQQPRPFSENLPATITAPGEEVGPAALAFLNGSLYLLTASGGWDVGDPSFNNGVFRVSSSGELARIFDLTRFNVSDPPLSRRKDPRADVPGGMPFGMTAMGGALYTTDGNHEVVLKLTPDGQPQRILEYPASDQAVTGITGGPDGNLYITEYVPGKVTRVHPDGQREDVYGGLALPIGVAFDGAGRLCVLEFVGQVRCFDENGQRYTIAEGLLQPTAITTGPDGDLYVSNRGHLSGKGEGEIVRVAARGRNKQG from the coding sequence GTGATCTCCAGGCGTCGGCTCTATCTCCTTCGTCTATGCTGGCTCCTCCTGCTGGCGTTGCTGGCGGCCTGTACGGCTCCCGCGCCGGCCGCTGCGCCGACTGCCAGCCCGGCCCCGACGTCGGCGGCCAGCGCCGAGCGTCGCGTGCGGCCAACGCCCACGCCGCCACCGCCGGCCTCGGGCTTCGCGGTCATCGCGTCGGGGCTGGTCAACCCGCGCGGCCTGGTGTTCGGTCCGGACGGCACGCTGTACATCGCGGAGGGCGGCCAGGGTGGGCCACGCGAGGTCGACCTCGGACGCAAACGGTCCCATTTTGTGGGGAACAGCGGGCGCATCTCGGCGATGGCCCCCGGTCAGCAGCCGCGCCCATTCTCCGAGAACCTGCCGGCCACGATCACTGCGCCCGGCGAGGAGGTCGGGCCGGCCGCGCTGGCGTTCCTCAATGGCTCGCTCTACCTGCTGACCGCGTCTGGCGGCTGGGACGTGGGCGATCCATCGTTCAACAACGGCGTCTTTCGGGTGTCGTCATCTGGTGAGCTGGCGCGTATCTTCGACCTGACCCGCTTCAACGTGTCGGACCCGCCGCTCTCTCGACGGAAGGATCCGCGTGCCGACGTACCCGGTGGCATGCCGTTCGGGATGACGGCGATGGGCGGCGCGCTCTACACCACCGATGGCAATCATGAGGTGGTCCTCAAGCTGACGCCGGACGGTCAGCCCCAGCGGATCCTGGAGTACCCGGCCTCAGACCAGGCAGTGACCGGCATCACCGGCGGGCCGGACGGCAATCTCTATATCACCGAGTACGTCCCGGGGAAGGTGACCAGGGTCCATCCGGACGGCCAGCGCGAGGACGTCTACGGCGGCCTCGCGCTGCCAATCGGGGTTGCCTTCGACGGGGCTGGCCGCCTCTGCGTGCTGGAGTTTGTCGGACAGGTACGCTGCTTCGACGAGAATGGGCAGCGCTACACGATTGCCGAAGGACTGCTTCAGCCTACTGCCATCACGACGGGGCCGGACGGCGATCTGTACGTCTCCAATCGGGGGCACCTGTCCGGCAAGGGCGAGGGGGAGATCGTACGGGTGGCCGCGCGCGGGCGAAACAAGCAGGGCTGA
- a CDS encoding AI-2E family transporter, whose product MQQLESGAQTSAASAEPSSSSEQCIRIVLPAGEVARAGLVMLGLGLGVYVLWHIHEVIFLLFLGILLATAIEPAVNYLRRGPFGRGTGTLAVYTAIVLILGTILAVTLPGLASQSDAFFTSIPGKIGALRPYAAELRPEPLQEAALRAIDRLGTSVSNPSVPVDDQSLVQMVASVGHQLINFLTIFFLAFYWLVERPAIKRALLRVVPPSRARGVNVVWLEVEQKLGGWVRGELLIMGIMAVLAAGGFWVLGLPNPILLGILAGVAELVPVIGPILGFAPAVLVALGISPWTALLVMIYAIIIQQVESNLIVPRIMGHTVGVSPLTVVLGILIGFILYGLPGAFLAVPVAGAIQVIVAHAVGMEDVSTVSMAAHSAAVAREAAAEAAAGAAARAPVGDEHEAAAEAAAEALAGETPEPTVAAHRARHAVLAATAPDVEYADR is encoded by the coding sequence ATGCAGCAGCTCGAATCCGGCGCCCAGACGTCGGCCGCGTCCGCCGAGCCGTCGTCTTCATCCGAGCAGTGCATCCGCATCGTGCTCCCGGCCGGCGAGGTCGCGCGAGCCGGACTGGTGATGCTCGGATTGGGACTCGGCGTCTACGTCCTCTGGCACATTCACGAAGTCATCTTCCTGCTCTTCCTGGGCATCCTGCTGGCTACGGCCATCGAGCCGGCCGTGAACTACCTGCGGCGAGGGCCGTTCGGGCGCGGCACCGGAACGCTCGCGGTCTACACGGCCATCGTCCTGATTCTCGGGACGATCCTGGCCGTGACGCTGCCGGGACTCGCTTCGCAGAGCGATGCGTTCTTCACCAGCATCCCCGGCAAGATTGGCGCGCTCCGGCCCTACGCCGCCGAGCTGCGGCCGGAGCCGTTGCAGGAAGCCGCGCTGCGCGCCATTGACCGCCTGGGAACGTCCGTCTCCAACCCGAGCGTGCCGGTGGACGATCAGAGCCTGGTCCAGATGGTCGCATCTGTCGGCCACCAGCTCATCAACTTTCTGACGATCTTCTTCCTCGCCTTCTACTGGCTGGTCGAGCGGCCCGCCATCAAGCGCGCCCTCCTACGGGTGGTCCCGCCGAGCCGGGCGCGCGGCGTCAACGTCGTCTGGCTGGAGGTCGAGCAGAAGCTCGGCGGCTGGGTGCGCGGCGAGCTGCTGATCATGGGCATCATGGCCGTGCTGGCCGCTGGCGGGTTCTGGGTGCTCGGCCTGCCGAACCCGATACTCCTGGGCATCCTGGCCGGCGTTGCGGAGCTGGTGCCGGTGATCGGCCCGATCCTCGGGTTCGCGCCAGCCGTCCTGGTGGCGCTCGGCATCAGCCCCTGGACGGCCCTGCTGGTCATGATCTACGCCATCATCATTCAGCAGGTTGAGAGCAACCTCATCGTGCCGCGCATCATGGGCCACACGGTCGGGGTCAGCCCGCTGACGGTGGTCCTGGGCATCCTCATTGGCTTCATTCTCTACGGTCTGCCGGGCGCGTTCCTGGCCGTTCCCGTCGCCGGCGCGATTCAGGTCATCGTGGCGCATGCGGTCGGCATGGAGGACGTCAGCACGGTCAGCATGGCGGCACACAGCGCGGCCGTCGCGCGGGAAGCTGCCGCCGAGGCCGCGGCTGGCGCTGCCGCCCGCGCGCCGGTCGGCGACGAGCACGAGGCCGCCGCCGAGGCCGCGGCCGAAGCGCTGGCCGGCGAGACCCCCGAGCCGACCGTCGCAGCGCACCGCGCGCGCCACGCGGTGCTCGCAGCCACCGCGCCGGACGTGGAGTACGCCGACCGCTGA
- a CDS encoding PQQ-dependent sugar dehydrogenase: protein MARPPRRTLLLVTLPLAVLLIGMVGWVIVSQQQQPPPPKIGKTDATATAKAILRAEPTATPYPGIADGPNAVTPRSTAVVPNITMPMGMTFAPDGRMFFSEVVEGTVRVAEPTADGYRLLTAPFAKLTIAKGGETGTLGIAVDPAYEQNRWVYLYYSEPDPNRADRRPLRNRIVRFTDVNNIGTDMTVIFDNIGISRQGRHNGGRLLFGPDGKLYVSTGNAEDKENSQSLKNPNGKILRLNRDGTVPADNPFPGSPIYAYGFRNIFGLALHPVTNQFYVTENSGDSHDELNLIQPGANYGFPFFEGYGNDSRYVDPIWESGSRTIGPTGLAIYGGDQLPQLKGDLFYCAFNTGTMVRVRLDGPKLDTVTGTQDVVKDCFLDVVNGPDGALYYSSISAILRLGR, encoded by the coding sequence TTGGCTCGCCCTCCACGACGGACACTCCTGCTGGTCACGCTGCCGCTGGCCGTTCTCCTGATCGGCATGGTCGGCTGGGTGATCGTCTCCCAGCAGCAGCAGCCGCCGCCGCCGAAGATCGGCAAGACCGATGCGACGGCCACCGCCAAGGCGATCCTCCGCGCCGAGCCGACCGCCACGCCGTATCCAGGGATCGCGGACGGCCCGAACGCCGTCACCCCCCGCTCGACCGCCGTCGTGCCGAACATCACGATGCCGATGGGTATGACATTCGCACCGGACGGGCGCATGTTCTTCAGCGAGGTCGTCGAGGGCACGGTGCGGGTGGCCGAGCCGACCGCCGATGGCTACCGCCTGCTCACCGCGCCGTTTGCGAAGCTCACCATCGCCAAGGGCGGCGAGACCGGGACGCTCGGCATCGCCGTAGACCCCGCCTACGAGCAGAACCGCTGGGTCTACCTGTACTACTCCGAGCCGGACCCGAACCGCGCCGACCGCCGCCCGCTCCGCAACCGCATCGTGCGGTTCACCGATGTGAACAACATCGGCACCGACATGACCGTCATCTTCGACAATATCGGCATCTCGCGGCAGGGGCGGCACAACGGTGGACGCCTGCTCTTCGGGCCAGACGGCAAGCTCTACGTCTCGACGGGGAACGCCGAAGACAAGGAGAACAGCCAGAGCCTCAAGAACCCGAACGGCAAGATCCTGCGCCTCAACCGCGATGGCACCGTGCCGGCCGACAATCCGTTCCCAGGCTCGCCGATCTACGCCTACGGCTTCCGCAACATCTTCGGGCTGGCGCTGCACCCCGTCACGAACCAGTTCTACGTCACCGAGAACAGCGGCGACAGCCACGACGAGCTGAACCTGATCCAGCCGGGCGCGAACTACGGGTTCCCCTTCTTCGAGGGGTACGGCAACGACTCGCGGTACGTCGATCCGATCTGGGAATCCGGCTCGCGGACCATCGGGCCGACCGGTCTGGCGATCTATGGCGGGGACCAGCTTCCGCAGTTGAAGGGCGACCTCTTCTACTGCGCGTTCAACACCGGCACGATGGTGCGCGTTCGCCTCGACGGCCCGAAGCTCGATACCGTGACCGGCACCCAGGATGTCGTGAAAGACTGCTTCCTGGACGTGGTGAACGGCCCGGACGGAGCGCTCTACTACTCGTCGATCAGCGCGATCCTGCGCCTGGGTCGGTAG
- a CDS encoding FAD-binding oxidoreductase, with product MPRTYDAIVIGGGVIGTSIAFHLARAGAGRVVLVERGELCSGNSRKSGAIVRMHYSNDPEAKLALASLPYFQQWSEMVGGSCGFRATGFAILVGEENRERMHRNVARLQALGVETSVLDGRQLREVMPILQTEGVAAAAYEPTSGHADAVATTLSFAEAARRHGAEILQGVSVTGIGVAGGRVTGVDTDDGHLDAPLVICAANTWSPKLLKTAGVDLAVTPRRAQVAYFERPTGHTGRHLVVLDTTTGLYTRAQGDDRLLGGASNETGASPADPDLLDETPSPGFVEAVAERMGDRMPTLGPLTVARVDVGMYDMSPDTRAILDRAPGVDGLYVAAGFSGTGFKKAPAVGLGMAELALTGAATSVDFSPFRSSRFAEEQPIHGADEYVLPLDWGHAF from the coding sequence ATGCCACGGACGTACGACGCCATCGTGATCGGCGGAGGGGTGATCGGCACGAGCATCGCGTTCCACCTGGCGCGTGCCGGCGCCGGCCGGGTGGTGCTGGTGGAGCGGGGTGAGCTGTGCTCGGGGAACAGCCGGAAGTCAGGCGCGATTGTCCGCATGCACTACTCGAACGACCCCGAGGCGAAGCTGGCGTTGGCGAGCCTGCCGTACTTCCAGCAGTGGTCTGAGATGGTCGGCGGCAGCTGCGGGTTCCGCGCAACCGGGTTCGCGATCCTCGTCGGTGAGGAGAATCGCGAGCGGATGCACCGCAACGTGGCCCGTCTCCAGGCGTTGGGCGTCGAGACCTCGGTGCTGGACGGCCGACAACTGCGCGAGGTCATGCCGATCCTTCAGACCGAGGGCGTGGCAGCCGCGGCCTACGAGCCGACCAGCGGACACGCCGACGCTGTTGCCACGACCCTCTCGTTCGCTGAGGCGGCGAGGCGGCACGGCGCGGAGATCCTGCAGGGCGTCAGCGTCACCGGGATCGGCGTGGCAGGCGGGCGCGTGACCGGCGTGGACACCGACGACGGACATCTCGATGCGCCGCTGGTCATCTGCGCCGCCAACACCTGGTCGCCGAAGCTCCTGAAGACCGCCGGTGTGGATCTAGCCGTCACGCCGCGCCGGGCGCAGGTGGCCTACTTCGAGCGCCCCACCGGCCACACGGGCCGGCACCTCGTGGTGCTGGACACCACGACCGGCCTGTACACCCGCGCCCAGGGAGACGATCGGCTCCTTGGGGGCGCTTCCAACGAGACCGGTGCATCCCCCGCCGACCCGGACCTGCTGGACGAGACGCCTAGCCCGGGCTTCGTGGAGGCGGTGGCCGAGCGCATGGGCGACCGCATGCCGACGCTCGGGCCGCTGACCGTCGCGCGGGTGGATGTCGGCATGTACGACATGAGCCCCGATACCCGCGCCATCCTCGACCGTGCGCCGGGCGTAGATGGGCTGTACGTCGCGGCCGGGTTCAGCGGGACTGGTTTCAAAAAGGCCCCGGCCGTGGGGCTCGGCATGGCCGAGCTGGCGCTGACGGGGGCTGCCACCAGCGTCGACTTCTCACCGTTCCGCTCCAGCCGATTCGCCGAGGAGCAGCCGATCCACGGCGCGGATGAGTACGTACTGCCGCTGGACTGGGGCCACGCCTTCTAG